The following are encoded together in the Triticum dicoccoides isolate Atlit2015 ecotype Zavitan chromosome 6B, WEW_v2.0, whole genome shotgun sequence genome:
- the LOC119322240 gene encoding translation initiation factor IF-2-like, producing MASPSPSFLLQLVRYVSSLPSQVMGATARALPAASREGAGGAIRPSFAAPAPQRPGAPAEGAGGQGGIIHEASPVPLELMSAAARAAPPMQGAGGNRTHAPTAGLMGPQRPGAPKEGAGGRGGIIHAASS from the coding sequence ATGGCGTCGCCTTCACCTTCGTTCCTCCTCCAGCTGGTCCGGTACGTGTCGTCCCTCCCGAGCCAGGTCATGGGGGCGACGGCGAGGGCGCTCCCTGCAGCCTCGAGGGAAGGCGCCGGCGGGGCGATCCGTCCGTCattcgccgcccccgcgccgcagCGGCCAGGCGCCCCGGCagagggcgccggcggccagggTGGGATCATCCATGAGGCTTCTCCCGTCCCGCTAGAGCTGATGAGTGCGGCGGCAAGAGCGGCGCCTCCGATGCAAGGCGCTGGCGGCAACAGGACCCATGCACCCACGGCCGGACTTATGGGGCCACAGCGGCCCGGGGCGCCCAAAGAAGGCGCCGGCGGCCGCGGCGGGATCATCCATGCGGCTTCCTCTTGA